In Vicia villosa cultivar HV-30 ecotype Madison, WI unplaced genomic scaffold, Vvil1.0 ctg.000318F_1_1_3, whole genome shotgun sequence, one DNA window encodes the following:
- the LOC131626695 gene encoding uncharacterized protein LOC131626695: MRMNTTYLRRGGVRRFIVEAFDEGDAITPLFELASRLEDGLQVGTLHQGMKNFFFTLFKPWNFVTRNSHFSSGFLWFEELLLLAKKLENYERKERSEKASSIVALV; this comes from the exons ATGAGGATGAATAcaacttacctacggcgaggaggtgTTCGCCGGTTTATTGTTGAG gcttttgatgaaggtgatgccataaCACCTCTCTTTGAACTTGCTTCaagacttgaagatggacttcaagttggaactctccaccaaggtatgaagaatttcttcttcactctctTCAAACCATGGAACTTTGTAACTAGGAATTCTCACTTCTCAAGTGgttttctttggtttgaagaattgcttcttcttgccaagaaacttgaaaactatgagagaaaagagagaagtgagaaagctagtagtatagtagctttggtgtga